The Geotrypetes seraphini chromosome 6, aGeoSer1.1, whole genome shotgun sequence genome includes a window with the following:
- the MOGAT2 gene encoding 2-acylglycerol O-acyltransferase 2 isoform X2 → MRDYFPISLVKTADLDPRQNYVLGFHPHGVLVAGAFVNFCTEATGFCNLYPGITPYLLMLPVWFRAPFFRDYIMCGGLIPSDRDSAAYLLKREGGGNAVVIAIGGAQESLDARPGAFTLLLKNRKGFVRLAIEHGASLVPVFSFGENELFDQVDNPKGSWLRRTQERLRKIMGIALPLFHARGIIQYNFGLLPYRRPISTIVGKPIKVEQNSNPAQGEIDRLHKVYIEELCNLFEAHKTRYNIPADRHLEFI, encoded by the exons CTAGTCAAGACTGCAGACCTTGATCCAAGGCAGAATTATGTGCTTGGTTTCCATCCGCATGGGGTGCTGGTAGCCGGGGCTTTTGTCAATTTCTGCACGGAAGCAACAGGATTTTGCAACCTCTACCCTGGAATAACACCATACTTGCTGATGCTTCCCGTCTGGTTCCGAGCCCCGTTTTTCAGGGATTACATTATGtgtggag GTCTGATTCCATCAGATAGAGACAGTGCTGCCTATTTGCTGAAGAGAGAGGGAGGTGGAAACGCGGTTGTCATAGCAATAGGAGGCGCACAGGAATCCCTGGATGCCCGGCCCGGAGCATTCACCTTGCTGCTGAAGAACAGGAAGGGGTTTGTCAGACTAGCCATCGAGCACGG AGCATCTCTGGTCCCTGTGTTTTCCTTTGGAGAAAATGAACTTTTTGACCAGGTCGACAATCCCAAGGGCTCCTGGCTGAGGAGGACCCAGGAACGGCTTCGGAAAATAATGGGGATCGCGCTCCCTCTCTTTCACGCCCGCGGCATAATTCAGTACAACTTTGGGCTGCTTCCCTACAGAAGGCCAATTTCCACCATAG TTGGAAAGCCCATCAAAGTGGAGCAGAACAGTAACCCCGCGCAGGGGGAAATCGATCGCCTGCACAAGGTTTACATCGAGGAGCTGTGCAATCTGTTTGAGGCTCACAAAACCAGGTACAACATTCCAGCAGACAGGCACCTGGAGTTCATCTAA